In the Salvia miltiorrhiza cultivar Shanhuang (shh) chromosome 8, IMPLAD_Smil_shh, whole genome shotgun sequence genome, tcataatattatccctccaaaaatgatgtgataatattatccctcctttgtagtgtaaatgagaaatgagtaagggtcaagtaggaaatgtgaaaaaagaaaggaaagatttaaaaggtgaaattttatttatccttcattttcccatgataaatttacaaccaaagagaacacaccctagAAATCTAAATATAAGTAATACTCGTTTCCTCCCATGatttttttatccaatttttTTGAGAACGAGAAGTAAgaattattgattattgatTTTTATAGAAATTGATCAACAATAATTAGTGAGACATAAATAATGGCACATAGGATGTGGGATATATTTAGAAAGGGTGACCTACTTGAAAAGCCGGCTGGCTTTGTGCTTTTCAATGTGTTCAATAAAAGAAAGCTTTCTAAAGTTGACGTATTTTCGTTGAAGAACAGTGCATGCAAGCCCAACAATTAACCAATTAAGTTGGATTGGGCCGTttacacactttttcacttCTCTATGTTGGCAGTTCGGCCCTCTTTTTTTGCCAGTTTAGTTTGGGCTTTTTCTAATCAGAGCTATCTGAAGAtcgattttataattttgattccaaaaaaaaaagatcgattttaaaattcacctaaaattattatttacatttatttatgatCAAGCACCAGGCAAGATGAAACTTAAATACTAAATCCCTTGTTTCCAGCTTCcgaaaaagaaatatatttcAACAGTTTCTATTATTTCCTTGTCATAATAGTAATTAGATGCAACATCTATCTGCCACGATGAAGCAAGAACTGTGTAGTAAATGAAGGAAAAAAGACCTGAACTTTAATTGATATTGATAATTATTCTGTAATAATTCATGTGTAAAGGACAGTCACTATCAGTAGCATCATCCTTAGGCATTTCAAACAAGCACGAGTCAGTCAAGGATAAGTGTCTTAAAACTAAGGTGGTCCATCCCAAATCATGATATATGATAATggtaataattataaataataatattactactgataataaataaataaatgaaataaaaacaaagCCAAGTCTTTTTTCCATACAAGCAAAGGTCTAAATAAAGATAAATGTAACAATCATCCATCATTCCCTTTTAACATTGCTCTATTTCATAATGGGGCATTTTAGCTTAGTGCTGCAGCCATGTAAAAAAGAATAGTGTTTCAGCTCTGATATTTTGTCTTAAGCTTGTGGACAATATGTTTTCATTGGTAACTTTTTTTGGCCATCATCCTTATCCATAAAAAAACATTATTATCTTAAATTCTTAATATTGTGTATTCTATTGATGTTACAGAGCAGAATCATTGCATCGGCTGGAACTGACTTGCCCTGCCTAGAACACATAATTTAATTTGAGCAAAATGTGAAACCACTCTTTATTCTTGTATACCACCCAAAATAAACTAGTTTCTCCACATTACATTATCACAATCATCACCTATTTATCTGCAGAAAACCAAAATAAATATACAATCCCCAACCACATGATCGATCCCTAACATCCTAAGCTGACCCTGTAACAACTTAAACGGTTTTCTTGAAAATGTATACATATTATagctatataatatataaatatgtctAATTACTATCTAAAAACTTTGTTTCCTTGTCTACACTAGCAATAACAATCGTGCAGAGCAACCTAATGCTTATACCTTTTTTTTATCTACCACCACTTCAAGCGACGAAGTCCGGCAGCAGCTGCGCCGCAAACCGCTTCCGGCTCTGGATGTTGATGTTGTCGTACACATTGCCGGAGTGGGCATTCGCGGAGGCGGCGTTGAGGCCGCCGAAATCGTTGCCTTCTCCGATCTCGACGCCGCCTCTGCCTAACTGCATTGTCTGGTTAGGCAGGAAGCTCTGGTGGGCCCCCGACATGGAGATGTTGTCGCAGTGCGGGAGTCCCAGCGTGAGCGACACGCCGTTGCCTGAATACGGCGTCGTCTGGAACTGATCCGCCCCGAACCCCCGGAGCTCCCCGATGGGGTACGACCCGAACCCGCCTATGAAGTTGGCCGGAGCGCCCATGAGGGTGAACCCGCCGTCCCTGCCTTGCCTGTCGCCGAATTTGATGGACATGGCGTCGTTGTCCGCGTCGGCGCCGGGCTTGTTGTCCGGgatggcggtggtggtggtggtggtggtgggcgAGTGCAGCATGTCGGCCATCCGGAGCTTCTTCGGGCTCGCCCCTTGCGTGATGGAGTCGATTTCGGAGGAGCCGATGAGGTTGAAACCCCCGGGCGCCGCCATGGTTGTGGCTGTCGGAGATGTGGAAGGGGGCGTGGACATGTTGTTGTTGTCTTGATCGGTTTTGGTTGTTGCCTTGACCTCGGAGGATCCATTAGTCTTGTCGTGGTCCTTCATTTCTTCCATGTACATTTCCTCTACCATGGGCTTCCATAGCCTAACTCGAGCATTGATGAACCAATTTGATACCTGAAGGAATTGAAGATTAATTAAAGGAAGAATTGGAAATGAAGTAATATGGATGGGAAGATAGATACCTGACTCCTGGTGAGGCCGGTCTGCTTAGCAAGCATGAGCTTATCCGAATCCTTTGGATAACTGGAGGCGATGATTATTGAAGTAGGATTAGGATTAGGATTATTAGTTAAGTAGAGTAGAGGATAAAGAGGTAGACTTACGGGTGGAGGAAGTGTTCGAAGAGCCAGGCGCGGAGCACGGAAACAGATCGCTCGGGCAATCCTCGCTGGGGTCTCCAAGCATTGTGCTGGATCATTCCCAATTGTTGCAGGGCTCTCTGTTGCCGGATTTGGTTGTCCACATACTTGAGTCTAGAACCTTCCATTTTCCCTTCCAAACTCTCTTCTTCACCTAAGCTCTTGCTGGCGCCTCGAATCTGTCCCAGAATCGCATCTTTCAAGCACCGGAACTGCTTGGAGATTGTCTCGAGAGCCAGAGCCGTGTAGGTTTTGGCAGACCCCATCCCGGCCGCCTGCTCGAACCACGATATCACCATCTGCATCTGCTGGTGGTACTGTCGGTACCTCTGCTCCACCTGCAACATCCATCCATTTCATTTTCCATTCTCACCAAACACTTTCCACACACACCCTTACCCTTACCCTTACCTCATCCAGCATGTTCACCAGCTTTGCTTTCTTCATCTGGATTTCTTGTCTCTCTGCTGTGCTCAGCTCAGCGCCACGTTTCGCGCTGCTGTCAGCTCCACTCTGTCCGTCTCCGctccccgccgccgccgccgaatcTCCGCTGCTCTTCGCCGCTCCGTTG is a window encoding:
- the LOC130996761 gene encoding BEL1-like homeodomain protein 1, with the translated sequence MATYYHGNSEIQGGGDGLQTLILMNPAYVGYSDNNQQPQPPSSSNFVFLNSNSSGNGLHHAPPPHSQHFVGVPLNTTTSAPTTTSPQDHHHDVSVLHGFLPRVPYNLYNLPMDPGAARDVTRAQQGLSLSLSSQQPPSGYGSFRPDGVREVPSQPLVTAVSSPPRCDDVRVSGGSPSSASGVSNGVNGVQSVLLSSKYLKAAQELLDEVVNVGKGVKTAAESGKAGTNGAAKSSGDSAAAAGSGDGQSGADSSAKRGAELSTAERQEIQMKKAKLVNMLDEVEQRYRQYHQQMQMVISWFEQAAGMGSAKTYTALALETISKQFRCLKDAILGQIRGASKSLGEEESLEGKMEGSRLKYVDNQIRQQRALQQLGMIQHNAWRPQRGLPERSVSVLRAWLFEHFLHPYPKDSDKLMLAKQTGLTRSQVSNWFINARVRLWKPMVEEMYMEEMKDHDKTNGSSEVKATTKTDQDNNNMSTPPSTSPTATTMAAPGGFNLIGSSEIDSITQGASPKKLRMADMLHSPTTTTTTTAIPDNKPGADADNDAMSIKFGDRQGRDGGFTLMGAPANFIGGFGSYPIGELRGFGADQFQTTPYSGNGVSLTLGLPHCDNISMSGAHQSFLPNQTMQLGRGGVEIGEGNDFGGLNAASANAHSGNVYDNINIQSRKRFAAQLLPDFVA